A region of Shewanella psychromarinicola DNA encodes the following proteins:
- the folP gene encoding dihydropteroate synthase, producing the protein MGIVNVTPDSFSDGGEYIGFEQACRHVDDMVEQGALIIDVGGESTRPGAAEVTLEQEIARVIPIIEYTAKTHNVWISIDTSKPEVMEQAVDAGANMINDVRALQMPGALAMAATLDVPICLMHMQGEPQTMQDEPEYQDVIDEVVAFFELRIAYCEAAGIERERLILDPGFGFGKTLAHNYRLLATLPRLHEFHLPLLVGLSRKSMIGDLLARDIDQRLAGSLAGALIAAQQGAHIIRVHDVPETADVLKVMSETMANI; encoded by the coding sequence ATGGGCATTGTAAACGTGACCCCTGATTCTTTTTCTGATGGCGGCGAATATATCGGATTTGAACAAGCCTGTCGCCATGTCGACGATATGGTGGAACAAGGTGCATTAATTATTGACGTGGGTGGAGAGTCAACTCGACCTGGTGCTGCTGAAGTCACTCTTGAGCAAGAGATCGCTCGTGTTATTCCTATCATCGAATACACGGCTAAAACACACAATGTATGGATTTCAATCGATACTAGCAAACCTGAAGTGATGGAGCAGGCTGTGGATGCCGGTGCCAATATGATCAATGATGTGCGCGCATTACAAATGCCTGGTGCATTAGCCATGGCCGCTACGTTAGATGTGCCTATTTGCTTGATGCACATGCAAGGCGAGCCGCAAACCATGCAAGATGAACCTGAGTATCAGGATGTGATTGATGAGGTGGTTGCTTTTTTCGAATTGCGTATTGCTTACTGCGAAGCCGCCGGAATTGAGCGAGAACGCTTAATTCTCGATCCAGGTTTTGGCTTTGGCAAAACTTTAGCGCATAATTACCGCCTATTAGCGACATTACCAAGATTACATGAGTTTCACTTACCTTTATTGGTTGGTCTGTCGCGAAAAAGCATGATTGGTGACCTGTTAGCGCGCGATATCGATCAACGCCTTGCTGGTAGTCTTGCTGGGGCATTAATTGCTGCTCAACAAGGTGCGCATATTATACGAGTCCATGATGTTCCAGAAACTGCCGATGTACTTAAGGTGATGTCAGAAACAATGGCCAATATATAG